A region of the Sardina pilchardus chromosome 3, fSarPil1.1, whole genome shotgun sequence genome:
CACTTGGCGTCTTCTGCAAGGTAGGCTTTCATTATGAAGATAAAGAGTTCTATCAAGGGTCTATTCCAGCAAGTTCTGGGGCAAATTATTTAATTAGAATTAAATGCAAAAGTAATATTGAACCTTTCACTAGTTAAGAGACCTAGAGAAAATGAGGGCTCCATtgcatggttccatattaatcataAATAcccctttgtttttttcttcctcccctTTTTTCTAATGTGTGCAATGCCTGTTAGTGTGTCTGTATTCCCAAATGAGTGTACTTGTTGAAAGTTGGCCCAGAGTTTAGCCTACTTAAGATATTGTTCTTTTTAAAAGCCTTTCATTGCTAACTTTGCCATTACTGTTATCTTGGGGTGATCTTAGATACACAAACACTGTTGTTGTGTATTGTAAAGTGAAATATTGAATATCTAATAAACATAGTTGACACAAAAGGTTCTTTATTAGCTCTTTTCTCATGATGTTCTCACATGCTCTAAAAACCCTGAAAGGAAAAAGTCCTAAAAATTGGGACTCGTGTCCCCCGTGTCTGCTGCTTCCTACAGGGGTTTGGGTTGGAAGATGCAGAGAGAACACctgcaggcacgcacacgcctgtacacacatatgaatgcacacactttttctttccATTTCTCACTTAAGCTTTACTGTCTTGGCGTCTCCTGCGAGGTAGGCTTTTTAGGTTCAACTCTTTCACAAGACTTTTTCTATTCCAGGAAGTTCTGGGTTAAATTGAATTTAATTCGAATTAAATGCTAAACTGCTTGCAGACCAAACTGTTTTGTCTAAAAATGTTACTTGCAAAACAAAAGTTTTTGCACATCAAAATCTTTTAAAGCGAAACGTTTGGACTTCGAAGTTGAACAGGATGTAATGTGATGGCAtgcctgtacacacatacacttttgaagttttctgttttttgtgGTTCCTCAGGTATGGGTTTCTTTGTCACTTAAGTTTCCTGTCTTTTACACACTGAAGTCACTTGGCATCTCCTGCAAGGTAGTAACATAAAGTGTTTTTCTATTCCAGGAAGTTCTGGGttaaatgtaatttaattacaattaAATACTAAACAAGTTTTTAACCAAAGAACTTGAAGCCTCACCCTTTCTCTTGTAGATGGTTATTAACTTCTACAATGTCATATCCAACTAGTTGGATAGCGTAATGCTTTTTGCACTAATTCAAACTTAGCCAAGGCTTTTCTTTGATTTCCTAACTTCACATAAACTACATCACAACTTTCCAAAAAAGTTGGGatgctgtgtaaaatgtaaataaaagcagatgttgtattgtttttttctctgtacGTTCATTTTGGACATGATGTCAGCAACACGTCTCGTTAGGAGAGGGGCATGTGATGCTTCaattcttttgttttgattatgaTATATTGTCCCATTGTTGTCCAATATAGGATTTCAATTGTTCAACAGTCTGGGGTCTTTTTTAATTGTTCTTCATTTCATGACCCACCCAATGTATGTGACAGGTCTGGACTATAAGCAGGCCATTTTAGTATCTGGACTCTTCTACTATGAAGCCATACTGTTGTAATACGCAAGGCAAGATGGGAAGACCCAGGCTAATTGACGTCCAAATGGGGTCATGATTAGACGGCCAAATAGCGGACCTATTTTGCAAGTCCTGCAGTCGTCTAAAATTGGTCTTAGACCGACGGACGCAATTAAGATATAATCTGCACCTCCATCAAATGTCTAATGTTTAGTGGTAAGTCTACTCTGTGCGTAGCCCTCTGCCAGCGCTTCAAAGTTGCGCTTTTATGGCACTATCTGGAGCAGATTGGCTACCTTGAAGGTACTCTGTCTCGTAGGCTAGTGCCATCTGATATTCATTGCATTTGAGAAACCGGGTAAGATGAATGCCACATTttctttctattcctcttaaTAGGTTCTACATTCGCGGTAAAACTTCCTTCTTTAGACTTTTTTACCAAGACGTTTTCTCCTAGTACACTCCTGTAGTACGATCCTCACTAACGCGTGTGGACTAATAGACCGGAGCTGAGTTTAAATATTAGTAGAGCCTACTCTGGCCTGCGGCCAGCCGTCTATTGGCCATGAAAAATATTGGCCCGCGGCCAAAGTTGCTTGCCAACCCCTGGTGGAGACAATGGTATTGTTAGCTTTCCTGAGCCCATACAATAATTATACACTACTGTATCGCTCAATGTCCTGTGGTCAGAGGCCAAGGCCTAGTTCACCCTAGGGCACATGAGGCTAAAGTGGGTAGAAGCATAGACAATGCTTTGCATTAAGTTGACTTTTTTCAATCTCAGTGCTAACAAATAATTTAAGAAATACTGGACAAAATTATACatttgttttgaaataatgGAATGTTATATTTAAGCCATAACttaagccccgagaggctgtagtttacactgattttagaacagctaaggggcattGTTAGGCGCAGAGCCAATCATAATCGGactggaactatccgttttagattTTACAGGATTACTGGAACAAATAACCTGTTAATAACAGCTTGTGAATGAACACAAAAGAAAAGATATCAAAGTTAAGGTTTCAAATTAAAATTTCAGGTTTGACTATGGGTTTTTCAGCCATTACCTTTCTGGTAGCTGTCTACCTGGCCCTCATACCCCAAACTAGCCCATCCTGCACCAGAGGCTCCCCCCGTGAGTGCAAAGCGGCCGAGTTTGCCCCAGGATCCAACCTGGCCGGTGAAGGCTTTGACATCACCAAGATGCAGCGCAAAGGAGCCTTTGTCATCGACATGAACCTATGGAGACGGGAGAACAACACCTGCATGCTGTGCAAGAACCCGTATGAAGAGGGCAAGATGCAGAAAATCCCAGCAGCTGTGGTGGACTGGCGACCCAGTCAGAAATGCAGCATGAAGGTGGCCAGCTCACTGTATCAGTCCAGTGAGTCCTTGGTCAGTTCCAGTGCCTCTAATGTGGAGAACAACTGGAAAGTTGGTTTGAATTTAGGATCTGCATCGCTGATGCTTGCTGGCACTAACTCCAAGTTGTCGGAATACTCAATGGAGAAGACGAAAAGGGACAAATTCACATTTTCTCAACAGAAGATGTCATGTAGCTACTACAGGTACAGTCAGGTATTCTTTTTATCCATGACAGTCACCACTGGGCTGTCATATTGATGTTGTAGTGTGTGCAACCACAAAAAGAATCACATTGAGATATGAAGACCAACAGTTGAAGACTGATTCTAAAGATAAACTttactctttttcttttttgacatgTACAGCTATAGAGTATCCAACCAACCCCAACTACACCCAGAGTTCCAGTATGCCATTAATCAACTTCCAAAGAAATACACCGGAAAGACCAAACAGGCTTTCTACAAACTAATCAATAACTTTGGCACTCATTTCATACCTAAAGTAAGTGTGACAGCCatacacatccaaacacatcaaccaaCATGGGTTGTGTAGAAAAGACATGGATGTGATAACGAGTGATAGACATGGATGGAAAATGAGATTATGTCTCTGATGCACAGGTGACTCTGGGTGGGATGGTGCAGTCGGTGACCAGCATCAGGCAGTGCATGGCCTCTCTACAGGGCCTGAGCTCAGACGAGATCAAGATGTGTCTCGACGTGGAGGCTGAAGCCAGCATTGGAGGCAGAGGCTCGGCAAGGGCTGAGACGAAGCACTGTCAGGAGACGAAGgacaagacagagagcaagaacaGCTTCTCCAGCAGATTCAGCGACAGGTGAGCCTGGAGTATTTTGGATGACTTTTAATTCAACGTCACTTGAATATTTTAAATACAACAGAATGAAAGCCCAGGGCAAGGGAATTATTCAGAGTAACTGtagcgaagagagagagcagtgacccCACCTGGTCTTGGTTTGGAGTACTAACCCTGTAGTTTGAACGCAACGACAAAGAGCCAGGCCCGTTGGAATGGCAGTCAGAGCGCATAATCAACTGTAGTGACGGTACTCCGTCACATTAACATTTTGGGTGGgcattattaatgtgtgtgtttgtgtgtagtgtgtgggggTGCATAAAATATTATAATAATGATGCAATTATCTTGCATTTGTCAACACTCTGGGTAGATTATTAAAGGGTGTGGGTGGGCAATTGCCCAACTAAAGCTTCAGTAGCTGAGAGGGTCTCATTGttttttgattgttttgttttcccctcCCAAATTCTTTCATAAGGTTCACAGAGGTTTTTGGTGGCCACACCACTGAACCTgaccttctcttctctgcaaACAAAGACCCTGCCGCCTACAAGGAGTGGCTTTCCTCTGTGCCTGTCAACCCAGGTGTGATCTCCTATTCACTGGATCCCCTTCATGAGTTGCTGGCCCCCAACCTTACCGTGAGAAAACAACTACGCAAAGCAATTAAGCATTACATTTTAGAGAGTGGACTCTGGCAGAACTGCTCAGAGCCCTGCAAGTCTGG
Encoded here:
- the LOC134076627 gene encoding perforin-1-like isoform X3; translation: MQRKGAFVIDMNLWRRENNTCMLCKNPYEEGKMQKIPAAVVDWRPSQKCSMKVASSLYQSSESLVSSSASNVENNWKVGLNLGSASLMLAGTNSKLSEYSMEKTKRDKFTFSQQKMSCSYYSYRVSNQPQLHPEFQYAINQLPKKYTGKTKQAFYKLINNFGTHFIPKVTLGGMVQSVTSIRQCMASLQGLSSDEIKMCLDVEAEASIGGRGSARAETKHCQETKDKTESKNSFSSRFSDRFTEVFGGHTTEPDLLFSANKDPAAYKEWLSSVPVNPGVISYSLDPLHELLAPNLTVRKQLRKAIKHYILESGLWQNCSEPCKSGVKRNPKEPCACSCHGDPGVGNNCCPVKRGLARVIITAVKATGLWGDTTSGTDGYVKVFNSQNIQLARTPVIWNNNWPQWNMAFDIGDVILSQTSMVRFEVWDEDSKWDDDLLGACTVNLKEGSKEDVCRLNHGMFFYKLQVTCGPSLSGPSCSEYVSSPMNSHLERLYVSRHARPIPKDMLKKMGVFEDEHWPLSDCHSKNV
- the LOC134076627 gene encoding perforin-1-like isoform X1 gives rise to the protein MNTKEKISKLRFQIKISGLTMGFSAITFLVAVYLALIPQTSPSCTRGSPRECKAAEFAPGSNLAGEGFDITKMQRKGAFVIDMNLWRRENNTCMLCKNPYEEGKMQKIPAAVVDWRPSQKCSMKVASSLYQSSESLVSSSASNVENNWKVGLNLGSASLMLAGTNSKLSEYSMEKTKRDKFTFSQQKMSCSYYSYRVSNQPQLHPEFQYAINQLPKKYTGKTKQAFYKLINNFGTHFIPKVTLGGMVQSVTSIRQCMASLQGLSSDEIKMCLDVEAEASIGGRGSARAETKHCQETKDKTESKNSFSSRFSDRFTEVFGGHTTEPDLLFSANKDPAAYKEWLSSVPVNPGVISYSLDPLHELLAPNLTVRKQLRKAIKHYILESGLWQNCSEPCKSGVKRNPKEPCACSCHGDPGVGNNCCPVKRGLARVIITAVKATGLWGDTTSGTDGYVKVFNSQNIQLARTPVIWNNNWPQWNMAFDIGDVILSQTSMVRFEVWDEDSKWDDDLLGACTVNLKEGSKEDVCRLNHGMFFYKLQVTCGPSLSGPSCSEYVSSPMNSHLERLYVSRHARPIPKDMLKKMGVFEDEHWPLSDCHSKNV
- the LOC134076627 gene encoding perforin-1-like isoform X2, producing MGFSAITFLVAVYLALIPQTSPSCTRGSPRECKAAEFAPGSNLAGEGFDITKMQRKGAFVIDMNLWRRENNTCMLCKNPYEEGKMQKIPAAVVDWRPSQKCSMKVASSLYQSSESLVSSSASNVENNWKVGLNLGSASLMLAGTNSKLSEYSMEKTKRDKFTFSQQKMSCSYYSYRVSNQPQLHPEFQYAINQLPKKYTGKTKQAFYKLINNFGTHFIPKVTLGGMVQSVTSIRQCMASLQGLSSDEIKMCLDVEAEASIGGRGSARAETKHCQETKDKTESKNSFSSRFSDRFTEVFGGHTTEPDLLFSANKDPAAYKEWLSSVPVNPGVISYSLDPLHELLAPNLTVRKQLRKAIKHYILESGLWQNCSEPCKSGVKRNPKEPCACSCHGDPGVGNNCCPVKRGLARVIITAVKATGLWGDTTSGTDGYVKVFNSQNIQLARTPVIWNNNWPQWNMAFDIGDVILSQTSMVRFEVWDEDSKWDDDLLGACTVNLKEGSKEDVCRLNHGMFFYKLQVTCGPSLSGPSCSEYVSSPMNSHLERLYVSRHARPIPKDMLKKMGVFEDEHWPLSDCHSKNV